One genomic segment of Alkalimarinus alittae includes these proteins:
- a CDS encoding ExbD/TolR family protein, whose product MIKCQKPDDKTLGSPELAPLIDIIFMVVVFLLITANTPLLTLPIDVPSTDKDATLNVATQTELTITITADQPYWHMDKQAFSEWGDFKRALLMSTQNKQQRLTIAADKTAPTEPLLKLLSLLDQHKIANAQIIMQQRSE is encoded by the coding sequence ATGATTAAGTGTCAGAAGCCCGATGACAAAACACTGGGCTCACCCGAATTAGCACCGCTGATCGACATCATCTTTATGGTGGTCGTATTTTTATTAATTACCGCCAATACACCACTGCTGACACTCCCCATTGATGTGCCCAGCACCGATAAAGATGCAACGCTTAATGTCGCGACTCAAACGGAACTAACCATCACCATCACGGCAGATCAACCTTATTGGCATATGGATAAACAGGCGTTTAGTGAGTGGGGAGACTTTAAGCGTGCATTATTAATGAGCACTCAAAACAAGCAACAACGCCTGACCATTGCCGCAGATAAAACCGCTCCGACAGAGCCACTATTAAAGCTGTTATCGCTATTAGATCAACACAAAATAGCCAACGCACAAATTATCATGCAACAACGGAGTGAATAA
- a CDS encoding FecCD family ABC transporter permease, whose translation MSRIPFSILWPAFLVSACVAVAISLTSGAMALSTSESLLALWDSLWGTEFSGLAAYQQLVVLDLRLPRTLLALLVGAILAQCGAVMQGLFRNPLADPGIIGASSGAALGASIAIILLPLAIQGFAIPVAAFVGALLTTLLVFNLAQSENGTSVVMLILAGVAVTAFGGAVMGFLNVIADDQALRDITLWQMGSVAHVSNHSLLLCLVVMLVMAWYFQRHAQALNALLLGESEARHLGIDVERLKLKLIIVATVGVGVTVSVAGIIGFIGLVIPHLVRMLTGPDHRTLLPLSAIVGALLLLLADIGARLLMAPSELPVGLLTAVMGAPFFTILLIKQRKTFI comes from the coding sequence ATGTCGCGTATACCATTCTCAATTTTATGGCCTGCCTTTCTGGTGAGTGCCTGTGTCGCCGTTGCTATTTCGCTGACTAGCGGTGCGATGGCGCTATCTACCAGCGAAAGTTTGCTCGCCCTCTGGGATAGTCTTTGGGGCACAGAGTTTAGCGGTCTAGCGGCCTATCAACAGCTCGTGGTATTAGATTTACGTTTACCTCGAACATTACTGGCGTTATTAGTCGGTGCGATATTGGCACAGTGCGGAGCAGTGATGCAGGGGTTGTTCAGAAACCCACTGGCTGACCCTGGCATTATTGGTGCCTCTTCGGGTGCTGCATTGGGTGCGTCTATCGCGATTATTTTATTGCCCCTCGCCATACAAGGTTTTGCGATACCCGTCGCCGCGTTTGTGGGGGCATTACTAACGACCTTGTTAGTGTTTAATTTAGCACAGAGCGAAAACGGCACCTCAGTGGTGATGCTGATACTTGCAGGCGTCGCGGTGACGGCTTTTGGCGGTGCGGTCATGGGCTTCTTGAATGTGATTGCTGATGACCAAGCATTGCGCGATATAACCTTGTGGCAGATGGGGTCGGTGGCTCATGTGAGCAACCATAGTTTACTGCTTTGTTTGGTCGTAATGCTGGTGATGGCCTGGTACTTTCAGCGACATGCTCAGGCGCTAAATGCCCTGTTGTTAGGGGAGTCCGAAGCCAGACATTTAGGTATTGATGTAGAGCGACTCAAACTAAAACTGATTATTGTGGCGACTGTTGGTGTCGGCGTGACGGTGTCAGTGGCAGGTATTATTGGCTTTATCGGGTTAGTGATTCCTCACTTAGTACGCATGCTAACTGGCCCTGACCATCGAACATTGCTACCGTTGAGTGCCATTGTAGGGGCGCTATTGTTACTGCTCGCAGATATTGGCGCACGCTTATTGATGGCTCCATCTGAACTGCCTGTGGGCTTACTAACAGCCGTGATGGGTGCTCCGTTTTTTACTATTTTGCTGATTAAGCAGCGTAAGACATTTATATAG
- a CDS encoding energy transducer TonB, whose amino-acid sequence MNVNTNHYHLHYLLSVDKVPTFNNPWITTDTHMRAIRAAGIAVACAVHGVMLLDASPSKAVDLNSGAINASHFALSINYQPVTASNDVRSKAEDVLPAEKIKTVPSAAVKPEAVVEKVSDVKIDNKVSLEKQVTDVKSAKPTEITQQEVAKKHPVQPKEKVIEEPTPPVDAAPTQNQNQVQGVHEAVIAKPLFAAPPEPPSYPKIARKRGQQGTVWIEVLLAKTGQQIRAEIHQSSGVSLLDRAALTVVQKWQFIAHQINGVAVASRIRIPVEFSLD is encoded by the coding sequence ATGAATGTAAATACAAATCATTATCATTTGCATTATCTTTTAAGTGTTGATAAAGTGCCCACATTCAATAACCCGTGGATCACAACTGACACTCATATGAGAGCAATTAGAGCAGCTGGAATTGCCGTTGCATGCGCTGTACATGGCGTAATGTTATTAGACGCTTCACCGTCAAAAGCGGTAGATCTCAACAGTGGGGCAATCAATGCCAGCCACTTCGCGTTATCGATTAACTATCAACCGGTCACTGCATCAAATGATGTGAGATCAAAGGCTGAAGACGTTTTACCTGCTGAAAAAATAAAAACCGTTCCCTCTGCTGCGGTTAAGCCAGAGGCAGTGGTAGAAAAGGTGAGTGACGTTAAAATTGACAATAAAGTGAGTTTAGAAAAGCAGGTAACTGACGTTAAAAGCGCAAAGCCGACTGAGATTACCCAACAAGAAGTAGCGAAAAAACACCCCGTTCAACCCAAAGAAAAGGTGATAGAAGAGCCTACACCGCCGGTGGATGCAGCCCCTACACAGAACCAGAATCAGGTTCAAGGTGTTCATGAGGCCGTTATTGCAAAACCATTATTCGCCGCTCCGCCAGAACCGCCGAGCTACCCCAAAATTGCTCGAAAAAGAGGACAGCAAGGAACGGTGTGGATTGAAGTGCTATTAGCTAAAACCGGACAACAGATACGCGCTGAAATACATCAAAGTTCCGGTGTGTCGTTACTCGATCGGGCGGCACTCACTGTGGTTCAAAAATGGCAGTTTATTGCGCATCAAATTAATGGTGTCGCGGTGGCATCCCGTATTCGTATCCCTGTTGAATTTTCATTGGATTAA
- a CDS encoding lytic transglycosylase domain-containing protein, with product MTSRMSKNMRQLLMAILGASFLLAPALAFSSAGIKKIVHADGRIEYTNVKNSGAKVISSQKRSSLDKIFKFRHDDGVVTYSDKAPDKGINHEVYKVACFACSSHSTVNWHTTKLFKSKYSDQIRKTATQYKVDPALIKAVIHAESAFNDKAKSSQGAMGLMQLMPATAKELGVDNAFNSTMNIDGGTKYLAQLLHRFDGNVELASAAYNAGPNAVKKYGGIPPYRETQNYVKRVGILHSRYQKL from the coding sequence ATGACCAGCAGGATGTCGAAAAATATGAGGCAGTTATTAATGGCTATTTTAGGCGCCTCATTCCTTCTGGCGCCTGCATTAGCATTCTCTTCTGCAGGCATTAAAAAGATAGTTCATGCCGACGGACGCATAGAGTACACCAATGTTAAAAATAGCGGGGCTAAAGTTATTAGTTCTCAGAAACGATCGTCGCTCGACAAAATATTCAAATTCCGTCATGACGATGGTGTTGTTACCTATTCTGACAAGGCCCCCGACAAGGGCATTAACCACGAGGTTTATAAGGTAGCCTGTTTTGCTTGCAGCTCTCACTCAACCGTAAATTGGCATACAACAAAGCTATTTAAATCAAAATATTCTGATCAAATTCGTAAAACAGCGACACAATATAAAGTTGATCCCGCATTAATCAAGGCGGTGATTCATGCAGAGTCTGCGTTCAATGATAAAGCGAAATCAAGCCAAGGAGCGATGGGGCTTATGCAACTGATGCCCGCAACGGCGAAAGAACTTGGCGTTGATAATGCCTTCAATAGCACGATGAATATTGACGGCGGAACGAAATACCTTGCCCAACTACTTCATAGGTTTGATGGCAATGTCGAATTAGCCTCAGCGGCTTATAATGCAGGGCCAAACGCAGTGAAAAAGTATGGGGGTATTCCTCCGTACCGTGAAACTCAAAACTATGTAAAGAGGGTGGGCATTCTTCATTCCCGATATCAAAAGCTGTAG
- a CDS encoding MotA/TolQ/ExbB proton channel family protein, whose translation MSLYDQLHSQLGYLTFPLLLCSLVTLALLLEKLVVLTAESLKTRKVNEDAPVLGGRSRPLLVARGINLLCHHGKEQRSLREEIAAVWLSSQRNKLSSGIRLLQVMALVTPLLGLLGTVLGLIQVFDNLSNHSGPIEPSLLADGLGLAMHTTAVGLIIALPALAGAHGFQIWIDRIIYRVEHGMNQMNLFMDGVDMSKKND comes from the coding sequence ATGTCTTTGTACGACCAACTTCATAGTCAGCTTGGCTATCTTACCTTTCCACTACTACTTTGTTCTTTGGTAACGCTTGCGCTGTTATTAGAGAAACTCGTTGTATTGACGGCTGAGTCTTTAAAAACACGTAAGGTTAACGAAGACGCCCCTGTGCTGGGTGGGCGGTCTAGGCCTTTATTAGTCGCTAGAGGCATTAATCTGTTATGCCATCACGGTAAAGAACAACGATCTTTACGAGAAGAGATTGCCGCTGTTTGGCTAAGCTCTCAGCGCAATAAATTATCCAGTGGTATTCGGTTATTGCAGGTGATGGCGCTGGTGACCCCTTTACTCGGGTTGCTAGGCACCGTGCTTGGGCTGATTCAGGTATTTGATAACCTATCTAATCATAGCGGCCCTATTGAACCGTCTTTACTGGCAGATGGGCTAGGCCTTGCCATGCATACCACTGCGGTGGGTTTAATTATTGCCTTGCCTGCGCTGGCGGGCGCTCATGGCTTTCAAATCTGGATTGACCGAATTATCTATCGCGTTGAACACGGCATGAACCAAATGAATTTGTTTATGGACGGTGTTGATATGAGCAAAAAGAATGATTAA
- the hutX gene encoding heme utilization cystosolic carrier protein HutX, whose product MEQGKQRMNDNAEASMPGDKAQQLLETISQWQNTTTIILHGGSVFEFKGVFPQGELAHGFYNLKGESGFEGHLNLDKVNVIKFQSKLHRGQESHAFVFHDSEGECIFKIFLGRDAEGQLHPSQKEQYLAYKQQYTAFTEITD is encoded by the coding sequence TTGGAACAAGGCAAACAACGAATGAATGACAATGCAGAAGCCAGTATGCCTGGCGATAAAGCCCAGCAACTACTAGAAACCATAAGCCAATGGCAAAACACCACCACCATCATTTTACATGGCGGGTCAGTGTTTGAATTTAAGGGCGTATTCCCTCAAGGCGAGCTAGCCCATGGTTTTTACAATTTAAAAGGTGAAAGTGGGTTCGAAGGCCATTTGAACCTAGATAAAGTTAACGTAATAAAGTTTCAAAGCAAATTGCATCGAGGACAAGAAAGCCATGCCTTTGTCTTTCACGATAGTGAAGGTGAATGCATTTTCAAAATATTTTTAGGACGCGATGCAGAAGGCCAGTTACATCCCTCACAAAAAGAACAGTACCTAGCTTATAAGCAGCAGTACACGGCCTTTACCGAAATAACAGATTAG
- a CDS encoding TonB-dependent hemoglobin/transferrin/lactoferrin family receptor — protein MKSVLPLLAITGGCSLVVLPSAHADTTESSVTVFDKVVVSASRIEQTAQKETRSIDSVDRNQLDQAQPASVAEALKFEPNVTVTGGPIPGNQSINIRGLEGNKILQVIDGTRVNTNFNHRPSYFLDPSLVSQIDVVKGPVSSLWGSGAVGGVVSQQTLSASDLLDKDETFGGFVRTSFNDNGNQWTGTSAIAGEHDTISWLLGASYLDSGKMEQGNGDTLYGSETQNATGIAKVGWKITESNTIGINYRNANNDGHPPAVGSSDQQLNDPDKLIDRRTTDENIALSYQFNPESDAINIDTKLYQNNTRIEEDNLFGSEDISEIETNGFSVTNQSTFGGFNLLGGIDGYEDNLDTARPASGDGRPNPPANASTTTLGAFLYGDYAIVENVTLEAGVRYDSFDSKAQGFESSDESALSPAAAIRWQAIDWAALSVRYDEAFRAPDVYELYMDGTHFAFFPGGPTNVFIANPDLSPETSKNIELKGEFNFNNLIGKDKLNLVASVFENKVKDFIELSVTVPSTMPGYCFAPGMGAGCAGTSTSENVANARLKGFEFGAAYQIDALTASLTYGQTRGKDEDTNEYLSGIPADKWVATLDYGVWSIDTNVGVKVLKASDQKHTPSDDSQGPYNGYTTADFYAAWEPSSQALEGLKIDFTVANAFDQNYRNAWTSVYEAGRSVRVAAQYSF, from the coding sequence ATGAAAAGTGTTCTTCCTTTACTGGCCATTACAGGAGGCTGTAGTTTGGTCGTGCTGCCTTCTGCCCATGCAGACACGACAGAGTCTTCGGTGACCGTGTTTGATAAGGTGGTCGTCTCAGCATCAAGGATTGAACAAACCGCACAAAAAGAAACGCGCAGTATCGACAGTGTCGATAGAAATCAATTAGATCAAGCTCAGCCTGCATCTGTTGCTGAGGCGCTAAAATTTGAGCCGAATGTCACGGTCACTGGCGGCCCTATTCCAGGTAATCAATCCATTAATATTCGCGGATTAGAAGGCAATAAAATTCTGCAAGTCATAGATGGAACACGAGTTAACACCAACTTCAACCATCGACCCTCTTACTTTTTAGACCCTTCTTTGGTCAGCCAAATTGATGTCGTTAAAGGGCCTGTAAGCTCTCTATGGGGCTCGGGTGCAGTAGGCGGTGTGGTTTCACAACAAACCCTATCGGCCAGCGACCTGCTAGATAAAGACGAGACATTCGGTGGTTTTGTCAGAACCAGCTTTAATGATAACGGTAATCAATGGACCGGCACCTCAGCGATCGCGGGTGAGCATGACACCATCAGCTGGCTATTAGGGGCAAGCTACCTAGACAGCGGTAAAATGGAGCAAGGTAATGGCGATACACTCTATGGCAGCGAAACCCAAAACGCGACGGGCATCGCTAAAGTAGGCTGGAAAATAACCGAAAGTAATACCATTGGAATTAACTACAGAAACGCTAATAACGATGGCCACCCTCCTGCGGTAGGCAGTTCAGATCAGCAGCTCAATGACCCTGATAAACTGATAGACCGTCGAACAACCGATGAGAACATCGCACTTAGCTACCAATTTAACCCCGAAAGCGATGCTATCAATATTGATACTAAGCTATACCAAAATAACACCCGTATTGAAGAAGACAACCTGTTTGGCAGCGAAGACATTAGCGAGATCGAAACCAATGGATTCTCGGTGACCAATCAATCAACCTTCGGTGGTTTTAACCTGCTGGGCGGTATTGACGGCTACGAAGACAACCTTGACACCGCACGCCCTGCTAGCGGAGATGGCCGTCCCAACCCACCTGCTAACGCATCGACCACTACCCTCGGTGCCTTTCTATATGGTGATTACGCGATAGTCGAAAATGTAACCCTTGAAGCCGGCGTTCGCTACGATAGCTTTGACTCTAAAGCGCAAGGGTTTGAGAGCAGTGATGAGTCTGCACTATCGCCGGCAGCGGCTATCCGATGGCAGGCGATTGATTGGGCGGCACTATCGGTTCGATATGATGAAGCCTTCCGCGCCCCTGATGTCTATGAACTCTATATGGACGGTACACACTTTGCGTTCTTCCCAGGTGGGCCAACTAACGTATTTATCGCCAACCCCGACCTTAGCCCAGAAACGTCAAAGAATATTGAATTAAAAGGCGAGTTCAACTTCAATAACCTAATCGGTAAAGACAAACTCAACCTTGTTGCCAGTGTATTCGAGAACAAAGTGAAAGACTTTATCGAACTAAGCGTGACCGTACCCAGCACCATGCCGGGTTACTGCTTTGCACCGGGCATGGGTGCAGGTTGTGCTGGCACCTCAACCTCTGAAAACGTCGCAAACGCTCGTTTAAAAGGCTTTGAATTCGGCGCGGCATACCAAATAGACGCATTAACCGCCTCGCTTACTTACGGGCAAACCCGCGGTAAAGATGAAGACACTAACGAGTATCTAAGTGGTATTCCTGCAGACAAATGGGTGGCTACCCTCGACTATGGCGTTTGGTCGATTGATACTAATGTAGGTGTTAAAGTACTCAAGGCTAGCGATCAAAAGCATACGCCTAGCGACGACAGCCAAGGCCCTTATAACGGTTATACAACAGCTGATTTTTATGCCGCATGGGAGCCCTCTAGTCAGGCACTTGAAGGGCTTAAGATCGACTTCACCGTGGCGAATGCCTTTGATCAAAATTATCGCAATGCGTGGACCTCAGTTTACGAGGCAGGCCGCTCTGTTCGTGTAGCCGCACAATATAGTTTTTAA
- a CDS encoding heme ABC transporter ATP-binding protein, translating to MLTLNNLSVVINQKTLLDIDHFTLSEGEVFAVLGKNGAGKSTLFKSICGDIKATGTRMLHQLDMDQWPKQTLARHLAVLPQSSQLSFPFTAREVVSLGLIPLSINHQQGQQLVTKMLALTDTLRFDDRLYVSLSGGERQRVHFARVLVQLSQAEQTPLLLLDEPTSAQDLAQQHQLLQMTKDLTADKGYSVLVIMHDLNLSMRYTDRVGMLDNGRFVDVGKPEQVLTPDSVERQWGYRPQQVQTESGLLAFL from the coding sequence ATGTTAACTCTCAATAATTTAAGCGTCGTCATCAACCAAAAAACCTTATTAGATATTGATCACTTTACCTTGAGCGAGGGGGAGGTGTTTGCAGTGTTGGGTAAGAACGGTGCGGGTAAATCCACCTTGTTTAAATCGATCTGCGGCGATATTAAGGCGACTGGAACGCGCATGCTTCACCAGCTTGATATGGACCAGTGGCCAAAACAAACCCTTGCCCGCCACTTGGCGGTGCTACCTCAAAGCAGTCAGCTTAGCTTCCCGTTCACCGCGCGTGAAGTGGTTTCGTTAGGCTTAATACCCTTGTCGATCAATCACCAACAAGGGCAGCAGTTAGTCACAAAAATGCTAGCGTTGACTGATACTCTAAGGTTTGACGATAGACTGTATGTAAGTTTATCCGGCGGCGAACGGCAGCGGGTTCACTTTGCTCGCGTCCTTGTGCAGCTATCCCAAGCAGAACAGACACCGCTGCTGCTGCTAGATGAACCCACCTCCGCACAAGATCTTGCCCAGCAACATCAACTATTACAGATGACCAAAGACTTAACAGCAGATAAAGGCTACTCAGTGTTGGTGATTATGCATGACCTTAATTTAAGCATGCGTTATACCGATAGAGTCGGTATGTTGGATAACGGTCGATTTGTAGATGTGGGCAAACCGGAGCAAGTGTTAACCCCCGATTCGGTAGAACGTCAGTGGGGGTATCGACCTCAGCAAGTGCAGACAGAATCAGGCTTGTTAGCCTTTCTGTAG
- a CDS encoding HugZ family pyridoxamine 5'-phosphate oxidase: MKNKVMEARLATELEAFLAKRRTLHLSTIDENGHPYASYAPYATGENCIYVLLSDIAVHGVNLKNNPKAAVLIVEDESESQTIFARIRVNYQVVAEHIPLDAGAEYDLAIEALYQKQGDRIHNLRGMTDFNLFKLTPIGGRYVKDFGRAYAIAGNSLTGESIDHLRDGHQQREAVKANQ; encoded by the coding sequence ATGAAAAACAAAGTAATGGAAGCTAGGCTAGCCACAGAATTAGAAGCATTTTTAGCAAAGCGCCGCACGCTTCATTTATCAACAATCGATGAAAATGGTCACCCGTATGCATCCTACGCACCTTATGCAACGGGTGAAAATTGTATCTATGTATTGCTTAGTGATATTGCCGTACATGGCGTTAATTTGAAGAATAACCCGAAAGCAGCCGTACTGATTGTTGAAGACGAGTCTGAATCACAAACCATATTTGCCCGTATTCGCGTTAACTATCAGGTGGTCGCTGAGCATATACCGTTAGACGCAGGGGCTGAGTACGATCTAGCCATTGAGGCGTTGTACCAAAAACAGGGAGATAGGATTCATAACCTCAGAGGCATGACAGACTTTAATTTGTTCAAGCTAACCCCCATAGGTGGCCGATATGTCAAAGATTTTGGCCGAGCCTATGCCATAGCGGGCAACTCGTTAACAGGGGAAAGTATTGACCATTTACGCGATGGCCACCAGCAAAGAGAGGCAGTTAAAGCGAACCAGTAG
- a CDS encoding fatty acid desaturase family protein gives MSAASNNARPDSATLELFAQDLDQIRSNTMAKVGQKDANYIRNVIRVQRVSEIGGRVALVLGFISPVWWVVGVLLLAFAKILDNMEIGHNVMHGQYDWMNDPNINGRNFEWDHAADSDSWRRYHNHEHHTYTNIIGKDRDFGYGLLRLSDDTSWRPKNRWQILTYLNLSAMFELGVAYHEVAGERIFMGKRRKTSSLPITRKELRNAFFSKAGRQFFKDYVFFPLLCFPMFLPVLAGNFLANILRNLWTSTVIFCGHFTEEVHTFSIEDCENETQGEWYYRQILGSSNFEGRRWLHILSGHLSCQIEHHLFPDVPAYHYVEMGKQVQAVCKKYDIPYNTGSFGKQYLTVVKRVLKYSFPSKIEAASV, from the coding sequence ATGAGTGCAGCCAGTAATAATGCCAGACCTGATAGCGCAACGCTTGAGCTGTTCGCGCAGGACCTAGACCAGATTCGATCTAATACTATGGCCAAGGTAGGCCAGAAAGACGCCAACTATATTCGCAATGTTATTCGTGTGCAGCGTGTTAGCGAAATCGGCGGTCGAGTCGCATTAGTATTAGGCTTTATCAGTCCTGTCTGGTGGGTGGTTGGTGTTTTGTTATTAGCGTTTGCTAAAATCCTAGACAACATGGAAATCGGTCATAATGTCATGCATGGCCAATACGACTGGATGAATGACCCCAATATCAATGGACGTAATTTCGAATGGGATCACGCCGCCGACTCAGACTCTTGGAGACGCTACCACAATCACGAGCATCACACTTACACTAACATTATCGGAAAAGATCGAGACTTTGGGTATGGGCTATTAAGATTAAGTGATGATACTTCTTGGAGGCCTAAAAACCGCTGGCAGATTCTGACCTATTTAAACTTAAGCGCCATGTTTGAGTTAGGCGTGGCCTATCATGAAGTCGCGGGCGAACGCATCTTTATGGGTAAACGCCGCAAAACCAGCAGTTTACCGATAACCCGAAAAGAGTTGCGAAATGCTTTTTTCAGCAAAGCAGGGCGTCAGTTTTTTAAAGATTATGTTTTTTTCCCGTTGCTTTGTTTTCCGATGTTTTTACCGGTACTCGCCGGTAACTTCTTAGCGAATATTTTAAGAAACCTGTGGACTAGCACTGTGATATTTTGTGGTCACTTTACTGAAGAGGTTCATACATTCAGTATTGAAGACTGTGAAAACGAAACCCAAGGTGAATGGTACTACCGCCAGATTTTGGGTTCATCAAACTTTGAAGGCCGTCGTTGGTTGCACATCTTAAGTGGCCACTTGAGCTGTCAGATAGAGCATCATCTATTTCCTGATGTGCCGGCTTATCATTATGTTGAAATGGGCAAGCAGGTTCAGGCGGTGTGTAAGAAATATGATATTCCATACAATACAGGGTCTTTTGGCAAACAGTATTTGACGGTGGTTAAGCGAGTGCTGAAGTACAGCTTTCCGTCTAAGATTGAGGCGGCCAGTGTTTAA
- a CDS encoding heme/hemin ABC transporter substrate-binding protein, whose protein sequence is MTPYRLSLLLLLALTIISSGSNAEPLANHQHRIISTDAGVTDVLFALGMGSSLVGIDATSVLPSEVASDKVANLGYHRMLPAEGLLSLNPDLIIGSEHMGPPETIAAIKKADLTLEQLPVAKDEKALKENIKVISELVDKKAQAQALLSHIDETMALVHQQQLPANSKVAFLLQLEGRGLRLAGKNTTGEDIIALLGGSNIAQHNSYQSVSAEALLSLEPDVIIVAGRDASQSSVEVLLKNNPLLQHTPAVQQQKIIEVDGRLLVAGISLSAVDALADMAKKLH, encoded by the coding sequence ATGACCCCCTATCGTCTTTCTTTACTATTATTACTGGCTTTAACCATCATCAGTAGTGGCTCAAATGCAGAACCGTTAGCCAACCATCAACACCGTATTATTAGTACCGATGCAGGTGTTACCGATGTATTGTTTGCGTTGGGTATGGGGTCGTCGTTAGTGGGTATTGATGCAACCAGCGTACTGCCGTCAGAGGTTGCTAGCGATAAAGTTGCCAATCTTGGTTATCACCGAATGTTGCCAGCGGAGGGTTTGTTAAGTCTTAACCCAGATCTCATTATTGGCAGTGAGCATATGGGGCCACCCGAAACCATTGCAGCCATTAAAAAGGCAGACCTTACGTTAGAACAACTACCGGTCGCTAAAGATGAAAAAGCCTTAAAAGAAAACATCAAAGTCATTAGTGAGTTGGTCGATAAAAAGGCGCAAGCCCAAGCACTATTGAGTCATATCGATGAAACCATGGCCTTAGTGCATCAGCAACAATTACCAGCCAACAGCAAAGTGGCGTTTTTGTTGCAATTAGAAGGGCGGGGATTACGACTGGCAGGCAAAAATACCACCGGTGAAGATATAATCGCGTTACTGGGTGGCAGTAACATTGCTCAGCACAATAGCTACCAATCAGTGTCTGCTGAAGCATTGTTGAGCTTAGAGCCTGATGTGATTATTGTTGCAGGCCGAGATGCTAGCCAATCATCAGTCGAGGTGTTGTTAAAAAATAACCCGCTATTGCAACATACTCCAGCGGTTCAACAGCAAAAAATCATCGAAGTAGACGGCCGATTATTAGTCGCAGGCATTAGTTTATCGGCGGTTGATGCCTTGGCAGATATGGCGAAGAAACTCCATTGA